A DNA window from Thiobacillus denitrificans ATCC 25259 contains the following coding sequences:
- a CDS encoding PEP-CTERM sorting domain-containing protein — protein sequence MSLKNTNRTLLCSLMFPAALLLAPQAQALDLTPDLAGAWTSLDTDALQADEVESLVGAPSGSLGLAYKVDVEGGAEDGTATGFYDTTFTFETTGDATGATITQSGMSIIDCPSCYLVVKDGNHQPAQYLFDISGWNGTDDINLSGFWQDPAQGAISHIAIWNGDGNGGGGGGGGVVPIPEAETYAMMLAGLGLIGFVVRRRRA from the coding sequence ATGAGTCTTAAAAATACCAACCGCACTCTCTTATGCAGCCTGATGTTCCCGGCCGCGCTGCTGCTCGCCCCGCAGGCCCAAGCACTGGACCTCACGCCCGACCTTGCCGGCGCCTGGACCTCGCTCGATACCGACGCGCTGCAGGCCGACGAGGTCGAAAGCCTGGTCGGTGCCCCTTCCGGGTCGCTCGGCCTGGCATACAAGGTCGACGTCGAGGGCGGCGCCGAGGATGGAACCGCCACGGGTTTCTACGACACCACGTTCACATTCGAAACCACCGGTGACGCCACGGGTGCGACGATCACCCAAAGCGGAATGTCAATCATCGACTGCCCATCGTGCTATCTCGTGGTCAAGGACGGCAACCATCAGCCGGCTCAATATCTCTTTGATATCAGCGGCTGGAACGGAACTGACGATATCAACCTGTCCGGGTTCTGGCAGGATCCTGCGCAAGGTGCGATCTCGCACATCGCGATCTGGAACGGCGACGGTAACGGCGGCGGCGGTGGCGGCGGTGGCGTCGTACCGATTCCGGAGGCCGAGACCTACGCCATGATGCTCGCCGGGCTGGGCCTGATCGGCTTCGTCGTGCGTCGCCGCAGGGCCTGA
- a CDS encoding RNA-binding S4 domain-containing protein — protein MRLDKWLWAARFFKTRSLAVQAIAHGRVRLDGERVKPAREVKCGDRLDIQIEVLEWSVTVRGLSKQRGPAAVAQMLYEEDPSSIARRAERRQQHALAPNPAAAIKGRPTKRDRRHIHRFTGGS, from the coding sequence ATGCGGCTCGACAAATGGCTATGGGCGGCGCGCTTCTTCAAGACGCGGAGCCTCGCGGTGCAGGCCATTGCGCATGGCCGGGTGCGGCTCGACGGCGAGCGGGTCAAGCCGGCGCGCGAAGTGAAGTGCGGCGACCGGCTCGATATCCAGATCGAGGTGCTCGAGTGGTCGGTGACCGTGCGCGGCCTGAGCAAGCAACGCGGTCCCGCGGCCGTCGCGCAGATGCTCTACGAGGAAGACCCGTCGAGCATCGCGCGCCGCGCCGAGCGCCGGCAGCAGCACGCGCTCGCGCCGAATCCCGCCGCCGCGATCAAGGGCCGGCCGACTAAGCGCGACCGCCGCCACATCCACCGCTTCACCGGCGGTTCCTGA
- a CDS encoding S8 family serine peptidase, producing the protein MSRHSPFPVHLSATHRAERDGSARLGLSLLAAAMLASYAGLGEAAPQATPPATVAKAQPYLGWAKGRLLVAPRAGLPPGQLDKALRKVNGRSATHIKPLNVHVVELPVGADEVSAARELRKNRSFKYVELDMAVAAAATVTDPAYGNSWALPKIQAPTAWDSSNGSGVTVAILDTGLDAVHPDLVANVVPGWNVYDNNSNTADVNGHGTWVAGVAAMAANNAKGSAGVAWGAKIMPIRIADANAYAYWSTVAQGIYWAADNGAKVVNISYNGVSGSSTVQSAAQYLRGKGGVVIVAAGNSGGLESIAANDSLLTVAATDQNDVRASFSSYGAYVDLSAPGVNLYTTTVGGGFANASGTSFSSPVVAATAALMLSANAKLAPADVDRILKATARDLGTAGYDQYHGTGRVNAASAVQSAKQTIAADTQAPTVSIASPTGGQVSGVVPVDVLASDNVGVTRADFYVNGQLVATDALAPFAFAWDTTTKADGSYTLSVQAYDAAGNRGTSPSVTVTSGNDSAAPTIASFSLTDGMKLSGKQMVKVSASDNQKVAKISLVIDGKEVATAFGGSLSYNWNTNKLARGAHTVTVRVTDNSGNVTTKTVTVYK; encoded by the coding sequence ATGTCACGTCACAGCCCATTCCCTGTCCACCTTTCCGCCACGCACCGCGCCGAGCGCGACGGCTCCGCCCGCCTCGGCCTAAGCCTGCTGGCGGCCGCCATGCTCGCGAGCTACGCCGGTCTCGGCGAAGCCGCGCCGCAGGCCACGCCGCCGGCTACGGTCGCGAAAGCGCAACCCTATCTCGGCTGGGCCAAGGGCCGGCTGCTCGTCGCGCCGCGAGCGGGCTTGCCCCCCGGCCAGCTCGACAAGGCACTCAGAAAGGTAAACGGGCGCTCGGCGACCCACATCAAGCCCTTGAACGTGCACGTCGTCGAGTTGCCGGTGGGTGCCGACGAGGTGAGCGCGGCGCGCGAGTTGCGCAAGAACCGCAGCTTCAAATACGTCGAACTCGACATGGCGGTTGCGGCGGCGGCTACGGTGACCGATCCCGCCTACGGCAACAGCTGGGCGTTGCCGAAAATCCAGGCACCGACCGCGTGGGACAGCAGCAACGGCAGCGGTGTGACCGTCGCCATCCTCGATACCGGCCTCGACGCCGTCCACCCCGATCTCGTCGCCAACGTCGTACCGGGCTGGAACGTCTACGACAACAACTCCAATACCGCCGACGTCAACGGTCACGGCACCTGGGTCGCCGGCGTCGCGGCGATGGCGGCGAACAACGCCAAGGGCAGCGCGGGCGTGGCGTGGGGCGCGAAGATCATGCCGATACGCATCGCCGATGCCAATGCCTACGCCTACTGGAGCACGGTCGCGCAGGGCATTTACTGGGCGGCGGACAACGGCGCCAAGGTGGTCAACATCAGCTACAACGGCGTGTCGGGAAGCTCGACCGTGCAGTCCGCGGCGCAGTATCTGCGCGGGAAGGGCGGCGTCGTGATCGTGGCGGCCGGCAATAGCGGCGGCCTGGAGAGCATCGCCGCCAACGACTCGCTGCTCACGGTCGCGGCGACCGATCAGAACGACGTACGTGCGAGCTTCTCCAGCTACGGCGCCTATGTTGACCTGTCCGCGCCGGGGGTGAATCTCTATACGACGACGGTCGGCGGCGGCTTCGCCAACGCGTCGGGCACCTCGTTTTCCAGTCCGGTCGTCGCCGCGACGGCCGCGCTGATGCTGTCGGCCAACGCCAAGCTTGCGCCTGCCGACGTGGACCGCATTCTCAAGGCGACCGCTCGCGATCTCGGTACGGCGGGCTATGACCAGTACCACGGCACGGGCCGCGTCAATGCCGCGTCGGCCGTGCAGAGCGCCAAGCAGACGATCGCGGCGGACACCCAAGCGCCAACGGTCAGCATCGCGTCGCCGACTGGTGGCCAGGTTTCCGGCGTGGTCCCGGTCGACGTCCTGGCGTCGGACAACGTCGGTGTGACGCGCGCCGACTTCTACGTCAACGGCCAGCTCGTCGCGACCGATGCGCTGGCGCCGTTCGCCTTCGCCTGGGACACGACGACCAAAGCGGACGGCAGCTACACCCTGAGCGTGCAGGCCTACGACGCCGCCGGCAACCGCGGGACGTCGCCTTCGGTCACCGTCACCAGCGGCAACGACAGCGCCGCCCCGACGATCGCCAGCTTCAGCCTGACCGACGGCATGAAGCTCTCGGGCAAGCAGATGGTCAAGGTCAGCGCGAGCGACAACCAGAAGGTCGCAAAGATTTCCTTGGTGATCGACGGCAAGGAAGTCGCCACCGCGTTCGGCGGTTCGCTCAGCTACAACTGGAATACCAACAAGCTGGCGCGGGGTGCGCACACCGTGACCGTGCGCGTGACCGACAACTCGGGCAACGTCACGACGAAGACCGTGACGGTCTACAAGTGA
- a CDS encoding PEP-CTERM sorting domain-containing protein, producing MELPKLTRTLFRTLMVSGALSVAPQANALDIDALTLAADGWIVNTNYWTTNQNATLTTSEVANLVDPMSPPDLGVAYKQDYDMLPPDDGSAAMYYSTSFSGDPNDATISWDAGAMYYIACPSCYLLVKDGSAIPSQYVFDISGWDGQEAINLSNFWANTPGAISFVAIYNNAQPGGGGGGTITPIPEADTYAMMLAGLGLVGFAARRRLS from the coding sequence ATGGAACTTCCAAAGCTTACCCGCACGCTGTTCCGTACCCTGATGGTCTCAGGGGCGCTGAGCGTTGCTCCGCAGGCCAACGCGCTCGACATCGATGCCCTGACCCTCGCGGCAGACGGCTGGATCGTCAATACCAACTATTGGACAACCAACCAGAACGCGACGCTCACGACCAGCGAAGTGGCAAATCTGGTTGATCCGATGAGCCCGCCCGACCTTGGCGTCGCGTACAAGCAGGATTACGACATGCTGCCGCCGGACGACGGCAGCGCGGCGATGTACTACTCGACGTCGTTCTCGGGCGATCCGAACGATGCAACGATCAGCTGGGATGCAGGTGCAATGTATTACATCGCCTGCCCGTCCTGTTACCTGCTGGTGAAGGATGGCAGCGCCATTCCCTCCCAGTACGTTTTCGACATCAGCGGGTGGGACGGCCAGGAGGCGATCAATCTGTCCAATTTCTGGGCGAACACGCCGGGCGCGATTTCCTTCGTTGCGATCTACAACAACGCCCAACCGGGTGGCGGTGGCGGCGGCACGATCACGCCGATCCCCGAAGCCGACACCTACGCCATGATGCTGGCCGGCCTGGGTCTGGTCGGATTCGCTGCAAGGCGCAGATTGAGCTGA
- a CDS encoding NADPH-dependent FMN reductase — translation MPKILAFSGSIRRDSWNRKLILLAADACQAAGAETTLIDLADYPLPLYNGDDEARDGLPDNALRLKALFKAHDALLIASPEYNSSVPPLLKNTLDWVSREWQGESGLLPYQDKVAAILAASPGQYGGMRMLPHLRQILNTLGVVVLPGQFSLPHADRAFDEENGALKSPGRLHTVVMELVSVAAALARPPVQ, via the coding sequence ATGCCCAAGATTCTGGCTTTTTCCGGCAGCATCCGCCGCGACTCGTGGAACCGCAAGCTGATCCTGCTCGCCGCCGACGCCTGCCAGGCGGCCGGCGCCGAAACCACGCTGATCGACCTCGCCGACTACCCGCTGCCGCTCTATAACGGCGACGACGAGGCGCGCGACGGACTGCCCGACAATGCGCTACGCCTCAAGGCCCTGTTCAAGGCGCACGATGCCTTGCTGATCGCGAGCCCCGAATACAACAGCTCGGTGCCGCCGCTGTTGAAGAACACGCTCGACTGGGTGTCACGCGAGTGGCAGGGCGAATCGGGCCTGCTGCCCTACCAGGACAAGGTCGCCGCGATCCTGGCCGCGTCGCCCGGGCAGTACGGCGGCATGCGCATGCTGCCGCACCTGCGCCAGATCCTGAATACACTCGGCGTCGTGGTCCTGCCCGGGCAGTTCTCGCTGCCGCACGCTGATCGGGCGTTCGACGAGGAGAACGGCGCCTTGAAGTCGCCCGGGCGGCTGCACACGGTGGTCATGGAACTGGTCAGCGTCGCGGCCGCACTCGCCCGGCCGCCGGTTCAATAA